One part of the Aricia agestis chromosome Z, ilAriAges1.1, whole genome shotgun sequence genome encodes these proteins:
- the LOC121739229 gene encoding elastin-like: MFKLVVLSLAFAVAAADPSVLGLGGLGLAGLGWGGLAAPLVTGGVIAPAVAPIVAAPNYRGPLSLAPGQPANILAADGRPLDTLSVNLDRAAHLTARAVDGGVHLLKKRSIVGAPLIGAPIAPIAPIGVPGLLGGRLIASGPVGIAGIPAGVHLLKKRSVIGAPLIGAPIGVPGVLSGRLIAPGPIGIAAPGLVAPAGLGWGHGLVG, translated from the coding sequence ATGTTCAAGCTGGTGGTGTTGTCTCTAGCGTTCGCCGTCGCAGCGGCCGATCCCAGCGTGCTGGGTCTCGGCGGGCTCGGGCTGGCCGGCCTGGGCTGGGGCGGGCTCGCGGCCCCCCTGGTGACGGGCGGAGTGATCGCGCCCGCTGTCGCCCCCATCGTGGCCGCCCCCAACTACCGCGGACCCCTCTCCCTGGCGCCCGGCCAGCCCGCCAACATCCTGGCCGCCGACGGCAGGCCCCTGGACACCCTGAGCGTGAACCTGGACCGCGCCGCCCACCTGACCGCCCGCGCCGTCGACGGCGGCGTCCACCTGCTGAAGAAGAGGTCCATCGTCGGCGCTCCCCTTATCGGCGCCCCCATCGCGCCCATCGCCCCCATCGGGGTGCCCGGCCTCCTTGGTGGCCGTCTGATCGCCTCTGGTCCCGTCGGTATTGCCGGTATCCCGGCCGGTGTTCACCTGCTGAAGAAGAGGTCCGTCATCGGTGCCCCACTCATCGGCGCCCCCATCGGTGTACCCGGAGTACTCTCGGGCCGCTTAATCGCCCCTGGCCCCATCGGCATCGCAGCCCCGGGGCTCGTCGCCCCCGCTGGTCTAGGCTGGGGTCACGGATTAGTAGGATAA
- the LOC121739233 gene encoding pupal cuticle protein C1B-like: MFKLLLLACFLGVAAAKPGIVPVAYTAPVAAAYTAPVAAAYTAPVAYSAYSAYTAPLAYSAYTYASPYSYYLRR, from the exons ATGTTCAAATTG TTACTCCTCGCCTGCTTCTTGGGTGTGGCCGCCGCCAAGCCCGGCATCGTGCCAGTGGCATACACCGCGCCAGTAGCGGCGGCATACACTGCGCCAGTAGCGGCCGCCTACACCGCGCCAGTAGCCTACTCCGCCTATTCCGCCTACACCGCGCCGCTAGCCTACTCCGCCTACACCTACGCTTCTCCCTACTCGTACTACCTGCGCCGTTAA
- the LOC121739234 gene encoding pupal cuticle protein C1B-like, with protein sequence MFKLLLLACFLGVAAAKPGIVPVAYTAPVAAAYTAPVAAAYTAPVAYSAYSAYTAPLAYSAYTYASPYSYYLRR encoded by the exons ATGTTCAAATTA TTACTCCTCGCCTGCTTCTTGGGTGTGGCTGCCGCCAAGCCCGGCATCGTGCCAGTGGCATACACCGCGCCAGTAGCGGCGGCATACACTGCGCCAGTAGCGGCCGCCTACACCGCGCCAGTAGCCTACTCCGCCTATTCCGCCTACACCGCGCCGCTAGCCTACTCCGCCTACACCTACGCTTCACCCTACTCGTACTACCTGCGCCGTTAA
- the LOC121739231 gene encoding pupal cuticle protein C1B-like, producing the protein MFKLFLLACFLAVAAAKPGIVPVAYTAPVAAAYTAPVAAAYTAPVAYSAYSAYTAPLAYSAYTYASPYSFYLRR; encoded by the exons ATGTTCAAATTg TTCCTCCTCGCCTGCTTCCTGGCTGTGGCCGCCGCCAAGCCCGGCATCGTGCCAGTGGCATACACCGCGCCAGTAGCGGCGGCATACACTGCGCCAGTAGCGGCCGCCTACACCGCGCCAGTAGCCTACTCCGCCTACTCTGCCTACACCGCGCCGCTAGCCTACTCCGCCTACACCTACGCTTCTCCGTACTCCTTCTACCTCCGCCGTTGA
- the LOC121739232 gene encoding pupal cuticle protein C1B-like, whose protein sequence is MFKLFLLACVLAVAAAKPGIVPVAYTAPVAAAYTAPVAAAYTAPVAYSAYSAYTAPLAYSAYTYASPYSYYLRR, encoded by the exons atgttcaAATTA TTCCTCCTCGCCTGCGTCTTGGCTGTGGCCGCTGCCAAGCCCGGCATCGTGCCAGTGGCATACACCGCGCCAGTAGCGGCGGCATACACTGCGCCAGTAGCGGCCGCCTACACCGCGCCAGTAGCCTACTCCGCCTATTCCGCCTACACCGCGCCGCTAGCCTACTCCGCCTACACCTACGCTTCACCCTATTCTTACTACCTGCGCCGTTAA
- the LOC121739534 gene encoding cuticle protein 16.5-like, with protein MMKIVILMSALVAMAAAKPSAAFFAASAPIVAAPAPIVTASSSQYYHRNNNVLAAYVAAPAAYVAPAAPYVAAPAAASYAAAPYVAAPASYVAAAAPYVVAA; from the exons ATGATGAAAATT GTGATCCTCATGTCTGCCCTAGTGGCTATGGCCGCTGCGAAGCCTAGCGCAGCATTTTTTGCCGCATCAGCACCAATCGTGGCAGCTCCAGCGCCAATAGTAACCGCCTCCAGCTCGCAATACTACCACCGAAACAACAATGTACTCGCCGCCTACGTCGCAGCCCCCGCCGCTTACGTCGCGCCTGCCGCTCCCTACGTCGCAGCCCCCGCTGCTGCGTCCTACGCAGCTGCTCCGTACGTCGCCGCTCCCGCTTCTTACGTCGCCGCCGCTGCTCCCTACGTTGTAGCCGCTTAA
- the LOC121739535 gene encoding uncharacterized protein LOC121739535: protein MMKIVILIFALVAIAAAKPGLAAYVAPAASYVAAPYVAAPYVAAAAPYVAAPAVVAV, encoded by the exons ATGATGAAAATC GTAATTCTGATCTTTGCTTTGGTGGCTATCGCCGCTGCCAAGCC CGGTTTGGCCGCTTACGTCGCTCCTGCCGCGTCCTACGTTGCTGCCCCCTACGTCGCTGCCCCCTACGTCGCTGCCGCCGCCCCATACGTTGCTGCCCCCGCTGTTGTAGCTGTTTAA
- the LOC121739536 gene encoding proline-rich receptor-like protein kinase PERK2 — MIVPVLLLSAACGVLGSGVHHELPVGAAPVVTASSSQYFERTYNRLVAPPLGVVPVAPPPPLQVVPVAPPPPLQVFPVAQAPPQVVPVAPAPPVVVEATRTTAVPANPTNAPLPADPNIAIAIATAHAAAPVATFLLPPFPFGFPPGFGLAQPPDTNFNTDSTTPTSTTIQTTTEQEQESTTALPSNIDNSFAQALPSNENVNFKHYGLPLPPPRQKPQKLKTSVEVVPVPLAYIAPPPLDLHHHHHHHHGHHHLALKAVPHVHTYIPKTAKIIIRPVSYRTRVVRVPASTQASRKVQRNPQNIRSRSRDVEETTIRPISRPASKPPRL, encoded by the exons ATGATAGTGCCG GTTCTTCTACTCTCGGCAGCATGCGGAGTCCTAGGCTCTGGAGTCCACCATGAATTACCAGTTGGAGCCGCCCCCGTCGTCACGGCTTCCAGCTCACAGTACTTCGAGAGGACATACAACCGACTGGTAGCACCACCGCTGGGAGTGGTACCGGTAGCTCCTCCGCCGCCATTACAAGTCGTACCTGTAGCCCCGCCTCCACCGCTACAAGTTTTCCCCGTAGCTCAGGCACCACCGCAAGTAGTACCAGTCGCACCAGCACCGCCAGTGGTGGTAGAAGCTACCAGAACCACGGCAGTGCCAGCGAACCCCACGAATGCACCGCTACCAGCTGATCCTAATATTGCTATAGCCATCGCAACCGCACACGCTGCCGCCCCTGTTGCTACGTTCCTCCTACCGCCCTTTCCGTTCGGTTTCCCACCAGGCTTCGGGCTAGCTCAACCACCTGACACCAACTTCAACACGGATTCGACCACACCAACTTCAACCACGATCCAAACGACGACAGAGCAGGAGCAGGAATCAACAACCGCTCTACCCTCGAACATCGACAACAGCTTCGCTCAAGCGTTACCTTCCAACGAGAACGTCAATTTCAAGCACTACGGTCTCCCCCTACCGCCACCACGTCAGAAGCCCCAAAAACTGAAAACCAGCGTTGAGGTAGTTCCTGTCCCATTGGCGTATATTGCTCCACCTCCGTTGGATCtccaccatcatcatcatcaccaccatggCCACCATCACCTAGCCCTGAAAGCGGTTCCTCACGTTCACACTTACATACCAAAGACGGCTAAGATAATAATAAGACCAGTTTCGTACAGAACACGAGTTGTGAGAGTGCCGGCCTCCACGCAAGCTTCTAGAAAGGTACAAAGAAATCCACAAAATATCAGGAGCAGATCGAGAGATGTGGAAGAGACCACTATAAGGCCAATAAGCAGGCCTGCGTCGAAGCCGCCGCGActgtaa
- the LOC121738980 gene encoding cuticle protein 38-like, which produces MVSFKSIVLIAAAFTIGVECSGVAAPLVAQAQIGYAHAVPQNIPPYASQVNLYSRAAQFLAAPAVAAPLAAPVAAPVAAPLAAPIAGPVPAPLAAPLPVAGPIAARYAAPFASPYFAGPAPYAANFGYPAPFAPAAYAAPYPYAASAPLVRSPFGVAPAFVR; this is translated from the coding sequence CGTGCTTATCGCAGCAGCTTTCACCATTGGTGTCGAATGTAGCGGGGTAGCAGCCCCGTTGGTAGCCCAAGCTCAAATTGGCTACGCTCATGCTGTGCCACAGAACATTCCACCGTACGCTTCACAAGTCAACCTATACAGCAGGGCTGCTCAGTTCTTGGCTGCTCCAGCGGTCGCTGCTCCTTTGGCTGCACCTGTAGCTGCCCCAGTCGCTGCACCCCTGGCTGCGCCTATAGCTGGACCAGTACCAGCGCCTTTGGCCGCGCCTCTACCCGTAGCTGGTCCCATCGCAGCGAGATACGCCGCCCCCTTCGCATCACCATACTTCGCAGGACCTGCTCCTTACGCCGCAAATTTCGGATACCCCGCTCCGTTCGCCCCTGCTGCATACGCGGCGCCCTACCCCTATGCCGCTAGTGCGCCCCTAGTGCGCTCACCTTTCGGTGTCGCCCCTGCGTTCGTACGGTAG